In Helianthus annuus cultivar XRQ/B chromosome 3, HanXRQr2.0-SUNRISE, whole genome shotgun sequence, a single window of DNA contains:
- the LOC110931613 gene encoding uncharacterized protein LOC110931613 — MGASNISPGMREFQECVSDIEAFDINSSGMHFTWIHLHKLKGRSVWDIKARGSISWGWRKILSIRNAVRPFIWKIARSGSQINAWSDNWCQFSPLNSFITPRSIANAGFNINTNLADLIDENGQWKWPSAWYDIYPVLIGLHAPPLTQNLVDRTIWKDLEGNTRPFGSMEVWHNTRHREQPVSWVNGVWFSQCIPRHSFHLWLVIKNKLKTQDRLASWEAGSDYNLRLMCCPLCKHDRDSRDHLFFSCSFASQVWYNVKDLLNMGEVNDSWQSIMNWMDQKANSKKTEHIVCKLVIAAASYFIWHERNNCLFSNKVANVNAVCDKIKNTVRLRLMGFNFKGGSHNQSIQEKWKLLPSDEDKDPG; from the coding sequence ATGGGCGCTTCGAATATTTCTCCTGGTATGAGAGAATTCCAAGAGTGTGTATCGGATATAGAAGCGTTTGATATAAATAGTTCGGGAATGCATTTTACGTGGATCCATCTTCATAAATTAAAGGGTAGGAGCGTTTGGGACATCAAAGCTCGGGGTAGTATCAGCTGGGGCTGGCGGAAAATCCTTTCTATCCGGAATGCGGTTCGCCCGTTCATATGGAAGATTGCTAGGAGCGGTTCTCAAATAAACGCTTGGAGTGACAACTGGTGCCAGTTCAGTCCACTTAACTCGTTTATTACGCCGAGATCCATTGCTAATGCGGGTTTTAATATTAATACTAATTTAGCGGATCTTATTGATGAGAACGGTCAATGGAAGTGGCCTTCTGCGTGGTATGATATTTACCCGGTCTTGATAGGGTTACATGCTCCGCCTTTGACGCAGAATCTGGTTGATAGAACAATATGGAAAGATTTGGAGGGTAATACTCGTCCTTTTGGTTCGATGGAAGTGTGGCATAATACCCGGCATCGGGAACAACCGGTCTCTTGGGTGAATGGGGTTTGGTTTAGTCAGTGTATTCCAAGGCACTCGTTCCATCTTTGGTTGGTTATTAAAAATAAGCTGAAGACACAGGATCGATTAGCAAGCTGGGAAGCGGGGAGCGATTATAATCTGAGGCTTATGTGCTGTCCATTATGTAAGCATGATCGGGACTCTAGAGACCATTTGTTTTTCAGTTGTTCGTTTGCGTCTCAAGTCTGGTATAATGTTAAAGATTTGCTGAATATGGGGGAAGTAAATGACTCGTGGCAGTCGATCATGAACTGGATGGATCAAAAGGCTAACTCAAAGAAGACGGAACACATTGTTTGTAAGTTAGTTATTGCGGCGGCGTCGTATTTTATTTGGCATGAAAGGAACAATTGTTTATTCTCTAATAAAGTGGCCAATGTTAATGCGGTGTGTGATAAAATCAAGAACACGGTTCGGCTTAGATTGATGGGGTTCAACTTTAAGGGGGGTTCGCACAATCAAAGCATTCAAGAGAAGTGGAAGTTGCTTCCAAGTGATGAAGACAAAGACCCGGGCTAG